One part of the Rhodococcus oxybenzonivorans genome encodes these proteins:
- a CDS encoding oxidoreductase, whose protein sequence is MGLFDRFSRPRPGRRSQASPEDASYLANWARTHLGVEAYVEPQTTVTEVTVVLVAADGEWTRRRVGGERGARKLGEDLQIPVYDVRKTGYPQRMRDHDARRRIERRRERERDL, encoded by the coding sequence GTGGGGTTGTTCGACCGTTTCTCGCGGCCACGACCGGGCCGCCGATCCCAGGCATCGCCCGAGGACGCTTCCTATCTGGCGAACTGGGCGCGAACCCACCTCGGCGTCGAGGCCTATGTGGAACCGCAAACCACGGTGACCGAGGTCACCGTGGTCTTGGTCGCCGCCGACGGGGAATGGACCCGGCGCCGCGTCGGCGGCGAACGGGGCGCCCGCAAGCTCGGCGAAGATCTGCAGATCCCCGTCTACGACGTCCGCAAGACCGGTTACCCGCAGCGCATGCGCGACCACGACGCGCGGCGGCGCATCGAACGCCGACGCGAGCGGGAACGCGACCTGTAG